The Budorcas taxicolor isolate Tak-1 chromosome 2, Takin1.1, whole genome shotgun sequence genome window below encodes:
- the LUZP1 gene encoding leucine zipper protein 1, which translates to MAEFTSYKDTASSRHLRFKLQSLSRRLDELEEATKNLQKAEDELLDLQDKVIQAEGSNSSMLAEIEVLRQRVLRIEGKDEEIKKAEDLCQLMKEKLEEEENLTRELKSEIERLQKRMAELEKLEEAFSRSKNDCTQLCLSLNEERNLTKKISSELEMLRIKVKELESSEDRLDKTEQSLVSELEKLKSLTLSFVSERKYLNEKEKENEKLIKELTQKLEQNKKMNRDYTRNASNLLERNDLRIEDGISSPLPSKEARRKGALDYLKQAENEARNKSENEKNRNQEDNKVKDLNQEIEKLKTQIKHFESLEEELKKMRAKNNDLQDNYLSEQNKNKLLASQLEEIKLQIKKQKELENGEVEGEDAFLSSRGRHERTKLRGHGNEASVKHTARELSPQHKRERHRNRELALSNENPLNNRQVSSPSFTNRRAAKASHAGAGADSGAQEARRTEDRFTAGFSQSEGKKSREQPPVLSRYPPAAQEHSKVWKGAPRPGTESALKGRVEKATRTFSDSTHGSVSNDVLGRGDKASDTSAEAPFGKRGQVPGSGSQITQAADAGSSKATGALATSRRSSSEGLSKGKKAAGGPEPDIRFPGSKTPSLSKYPYSSRSQENILQGFSAPSKEGVEQPVAVVMEDSSQHEALRCRVTESSGREKLDSDDDMDVVSLVTAKLVNTTVTPEPEPPQQPQSREKAKSRGAVRASLFENDKDEGTENESGKAVRVSANATELPEANGPGAKSQRPFSPREALRSRAIIKPVIIDKDVKKIMGGSGTEAALEKQKSASKPGPNKVTSSITIYPSDSGSPRAAPGEAARERHTSTSNIQVGLPELASVSNHVSSPFELSIHKHDITLQLSEAERTGDGSLKNRPETVVSRSSIVIKPSDPVERNSHAPPAGTIRWKSHSAPLGAGSSDARHVTVRNACKSRRDLNSAEDSPGRVGRHVESPNPHAQRSSTDCPDPEQPGSYFSEQGTRRGGTSGDVPELASRRTQSSLTVSEVFTRRSRAGDAVPAEAWNHSAGTEEGDDCTLSIYRRLHNSLERSELSMMQGLPEPGRARAEQRLRPTRPCAEDN; encoded by the exons ATGGCTGAGTTTACAAGCTACAAAGACACTGCTTCCAGCCGCCACCTGCGGTTCAAGTTACAGAGTCTAAGCCGCCGCCTTGATGAGTTGGAGGAAGCCAcaaaaaacctccagaaagcagagGATGAGCTCCTGGACCTCCAGGACAAGGTGATTCAGGCAGAAGGCAGCAACTCCAGCATGTTAGCCGAGATTGAAGTGCTGCGCCAGCGAGTGCTGAGAATCGAAGgcaaagatgaggaaattaagaaagCAGAGGACCTTTGTCAGCTGATGAAGGAGAAGCTTGAAGAGGAGGAAAACCTCACCCGGGAGCTGAAATCTGAGATTGAGCGGCTCCAGAAACGGATGGCAGAACTGGAGAAGTTAGAGGAGGCCTTTAGCAGGAGTAAGAATGACTGTACCCAGCTCTGTCTGAGCCTGAACGAGGAGAGAAACCTGACGAAGAAAATCTCCTCTGAGCTGGAAATGCTCCGGATCAAAGTGAAAGAACTGGAATCTTCCGAGGACCGGCTGGATAAAACTGAGCAGAGTTTAGTGTCAGAGTTAGAAAAGCTGAAATCACTAACTCTGAGCTTTGTAAGTGAGAGAAAGTACTtgaatgaaaaggagaaagaaaacgaGAAACTGATAAAAGAGCTTACTCAAAAATTGGAGCAGAACAAAAAAATGAACCGCGATTACACCAGGAATGCTTCTAATCTTCTGGAAAGGAATGACCTGCGGATTGAGGATGGTATCTCTTCCCCACTGCCATCCAAAGAAGCAAGAAGGAAGGGCGCTCTGGACTATCTAAAGCAGGCAGAGAATGAAGCCAGAAACAAGTCAGAAAACGAAAAGAACCGCAATCAGGAAGACAACAAAGTAAAAGACCTCAACCAAGAGATTGAGAAACTCAAGACGCAGATCAAACATTTTGAATCCTTGGAGGAAGAGCTTAAGAAAATGAGGGCCAAAAACAATGATCTTCAGGATAATTACCtaagtgaacaaaataaaaacaaactcttaGCCAGCCAGTTGGAGGAGATAAAGCtacaaatcaagaaacagaaagaattaGAGAatggggaggtggaaggggaagaCGCTTTCCTGTCCAGCAGAGGCAGGCACGAGAGGACTAAGCTTAGAGGCCATGGGAATGAGGCATCCGTGAAGCACACGGCCCGGGAACTGTCCCCCCAGCATAAGCGGGAAAGGCACCGGAACAGGGAACTGGCCCTCAGCAATGAAAACCCTCTGAACAACAGGCAGGTCTCCTCTCCCAGCTTTACCAACAGGAGGGCGGCCAAAGCTTCCCATGCAGGGGCAGGTGCTGACAGTGGGGCTCAGGAGGCAAGGAGAACCGAAGACCGGTTCACAGCTGGATTCTCGCAGAGCGAAGGGAAGAAGTCCCGGGAGCAGCCGCCGGTGCTCAGCCGCTACCCGCCCGCCGCCCAGGAGCACAGTAAGGTCTGGAAGGGCGCTCCCAGGCCAGGCACCGAGAGTGCGCTGAAGGGAAGAGTAGAGAAGGCGACGCGAACGTTTAGTGACAGCACCCATGGATCTGTTTCCAATGACGTGTTGGGGAGAGGCGACAAGGCTTCTGACACCTCTGCTGAGGCCCCCTTTGGCAAGAGGGGGCAGGTGCCTGGCAGTGGAAGTCAAATCACTCAGGCTGCAGATGCTGGCAGTTCTAAAGCCACTGGAGCCCTGGCCACATCTCGACGCTCTTCCTCAGAAGGGCTCTCTAAGGGGAAAAAGGCTGCCGGTGGCCCGGAGCCTGACATCAGGTTCCCCGGCTCCAAGACTCCATCTCTATCCAAGTATCCTTATAGCTCCAGGAGCCAAGAGAACATCCTTCAGGGATTTTCAGCCCCAAGTAAAGAAGGAGTTGAACAGCCTGTGGCAGTTGTGATGGAAGACAGTAGTCAGCACGAGGCCCTGAGGTGTCGAGTCACCGAGTCCAGTGGCAGGGAGAAGCTGGACTCGGACGACGACATGGACGTGGTGTCTCTTGTCACTGCCAAACTGGTGAACACGACCGTCACTCCAGAGCCAGAGCCCCCGCAGCAGCCCCAGTCGAGAGAAAAGGCCAAATCCCGAGGAGCGGTTAGAGCCTCCCTGTTTGAGAACGATAAGGATGAAGGAACAGAAAATGAATCTGGGAAAGCCGTCAGAGTCTCCGCCAATGCCACGGAGCTCCCAGAGGCCAACGGCCCCGGGGCAAAAAGCCAGCGGCCCTTCAGCCCCAGAGAGGCCTTGCGGTCTAGAGCCATCATCAAGCCTGTCATCATTGATAAGGATGTGAAAAAAATCATGGGAGGATCTGGGACCGAGGCCGCATTGGAAAAACAGAAATCTGCTTCCAAACCGGGGCCAAACAAAGTGACCAGCAGCATAACTATCTACCCCTCGGACAGTGGCAGCCCGCGAGCCGCTCCGGGCGAGGCCGCGCGGGAGAGGCACACGTCCACCAGCAACATCCAGGTCGGGCTGCCAGAGCTCGCCTCGGTGAGCAACCACGTCAGCTCCCCCTTTGAGCTCTCCATTCACAAACATGACATCACCCTGCAGCTCAGCGAAGCGGAGAGAACAGGAGATGGGTCCCTGAAGAACAGGCCGGAAACTGTGGTCTCTCGGAGCAGCATTGTAATTAAGCCGTCGGACCCGGTGGAGAGGAACAGCCATGCACCCCCAGCGGGGACAATCAGGTGGAAAAGCCATAGTGCGCCTTTAGGAGCGGGCTCTTCAGACGCCAGACACGTCACTGTGCGCAACGCCTGCAAGAGCAGGCGCGACTTGAACTCTGCAGAAGACTCCCCAGGTCGTGTAGGTAGACACGTGGAGTCTCCCAACCCCCACGCCCAGAGATCGTCCACAGACTGTCCAGACCCTGAACAGCCCGGCTCATACTTTTCTGAGCAGGGCACTCGAAGGGGCGGAACCTCAGGGGATGTCCCCGAGCTCGCCTCCAGAAGGACCCAGAGCAGCCTCACCGTGTCGGAGGTGTTCACGCGGCGGAGTCGGGCAGGGGACGCCGTCCCAGCCGAGGCCTGGAACCACTCGGCAGGCACG GAGGAAGGGGACGACTGCACCCTCAGCATCTACAGACGACTGCACAACTCCCTCGAGCGGTCTGAACTGTCCATGATGCAGGGGCTGCCGGAGCCCGGGCGTGCGCGGGCTGAGCAGCGgctgcggcccaccaggccctGTGCCGAGGACAACTGA